Proteins encoded within one genomic window of Trichoderma asperellum chromosome 2, complete sequence:
- a CDS encoding uncharacterized protein (EggNog:ENOG41~TransMembrane:3 (o179-197i206-224o236-258i)), producing MSATAPSNAWLRGQRKSDLVELAESVGLQNYDGLKKSELETALDEFIAGNSSRFSSRSELSGYFNSRSKAMGSPVKRESKEPIKEELEKGIKAIKRRATKAAEDLAATDAEDVRAASTALIQTPARSLSQVASRISLPATPADVANAVDRSTIAVRRRVSSIYQESGIGEASNATRETLSNVTSILLCVSAFELWYIRPEILANRYAFTVPAVGFLGTSDYPVYLPDMFLLLTASFWSPALTWAFTSFILPSLFGYFFNLSSASSSHGPKTRSRASTPETSVDPLTYSIIKALVSFVVYGQGVTFCGLLSETAIDRLDGAVYGGYKGILTGTAITGLLSIYDAVLKK from the exons ATGTCCGCCACTGCGCCCTCGAATGCCTGGCTGCGCGGTCAGCGCAAGAGTGATCTCGTGGAATTGGCCGAGAGTGTCGGGCTCCAGAA CTACGATGGTCTCAAAAAGTCGGAGCTCGAGACTGCTCTCGATGAGTTCATTGCAGGGAACAGCAGCCGCTTTTCCAGCCGATCTGAACTGTCGGGCTACTTCAACAGCCGGTCCAAGGCGATGGGCTCTCCCGTCAAGCGAGAGTCCAAAGAGCCTATcaaggaagagctggagaagggcaTCAAGGCGATCAAGCGGAGGGCGaccaaggctgctgaggatCTGGCTGCAAC AGATGCCGAAGACGTCCGCGCCGCTTCAACTGCTCTCATCCAGACTCCCGCTCGTAGTCTGTCGCAAGTTGCGTCACGCATCTCACTGCCCGCGACCCCGGCCGACGTAGCCAACGCTGTCGATCGCTCAACCATTGCCGTGCGCCGTCGTGTCTCATCCATCTACCAGGAGAGTGGCATTGGCGAGGCTTCAAATGCTACTCGAGAGACTCTCAGCAACGTTACCAGCATTCTCCTTTGCGTCTCCGCTTTCGAGCTATGGTACATTCGACCTGAAATCCTAGCTAACCGCTATGCATTCACCGTTCCTGCCGTCGGTTTCCTCGGCACCTCTGATTATCCCGTGTACCTGCCTGATATGTTCCTCCTGCTCACCGCGAGCTTTTGGTCACCCGCTCTCACCTGGGCATTTACCAGCTTTATTTTGCCTAGCCTGTTTGGCTACTTTTTCAATCTCAGCTCTGCCAGCAGCTCTCATGGGCCCAAGACGCGCTCTCGGGCTAGCACTCCGGAGACTTCTGTCGATCCTTTGACCTACAGCATTATCAAGGCACTCGTCTCCTTCGTCGTCTATGGCCAGGGCGTCACTTTTTGTGGTCTCCTCTCTGAGACAGCTATTGATCGACTCGACGGAGCCGTATATGGAGGCTACAAGGGTATTCTGACCGGAACCGCCATCACTGGCTTACTTAGCATTTACGATGCGGTTCTGAAGAAGTAA